A single Pseudoxanthomonas sp. DNA region contains:
- a CDS encoding ATP-binding protein, which produces MTNPLSWIKSRLAHRGDSEHGQALIRVALISIILAYALLPSSRAALPSDEYAIVLAIITSGLVNGLGIFAWLLVQPGKSHVRRGLGMVADYGLLAAAMIGMGEPLSWAYVVLMWITVGNGLRYGNRYLVVAVAMASTAFAAVVAMNDYWRGNLTLGVGLVLGLIAVPMYLSGLLRDLTRATDEARRANEAKSRFLANMSHEFRTPLNGLAGMSELLATTRLDAEQRECLSTIQASTRTLLGLVEDVLDISAIEAGKVKLNVVEFSPRELVESIGLILMPQARGKQVRYEGVVDDAIPLKLRGDAGHLRQVLLNLAGNAVKFTDEGEVRLVVAPAQVEEGRIRLRFTVTDTGIGVPVALRERLFEAFEQADGSLSRRYGGTGLGTTIAKGLTEAMGGTIGFESHEERGSCFWVELPFEAVPERVMVPAVHGHDEWLQEEPETSSAENIIAFSDPFLRHRARVRSMQILVADDHEANRMVVQRLLQKAGHRITCVNGGEEVLDALESASYDAVICDLHMPGLSGLDLLKQLRVMEAGSGSRTPVLILSADVTPESIRRCEQAGARAFLAKPVVATRLLDALADIATSGRVTATATSAAPVRTEVSDGVLDVSVLDELTALGMGEAFEREFIEQCLNDADGCIGAMAHAMERGDGEHLREHAHALKGVASNLGLVKLAAAAGEMMSLADWQITREWRHRLAALNSHLSHGRAALDARQRVRNAGGKGNENSSS; this is translated from the coding sequence ATGACCAATCCCCTCAGCTGGATCAAGTCCCGCCTGGCGCATCGCGGCGACAGTGAACACGGCCAGGCGCTGATCCGCGTCGCGCTGATCTCGATCATCCTGGCCTATGCGCTGCTGCCGTCCTCGCGCGCGGCGCTGCCGTCCGACGAATACGCCATCGTGCTGGCCATCATCACCTCGGGGCTGGTCAACGGCCTGGGTATCTTCGCGTGGCTGCTGGTGCAGCCGGGCAAGTCGCACGTGCGACGGGGCCTGGGCATGGTGGCCGACTACGGCCTGCTGGCGGCCGCGATGATCGGCATGGGCGAACCGCTGTCCTGGGCCTACGTGGTGCTCATGTGGATCACGGTCGGCAACGGCCTGCGCTACGGCAACCGCTATCTGGTGGTGGCGGTGGCGATGGCCAGCACGGCGTTCGCCGCCGTGGTGGCGATGAACGACTACTGGCGCGGCAACCTGACCCTGGGCGTGGGCCTGGTGCTGGGCCTGATCGCGGTGCCGATGTACCTGTCCGGCCTGCTGCGCGACCTGACCCGCGCCACCGACGAGGCGCGCCGGGCCAACGAGGCCAAGAGCCGTTTCCTGGCCAACATGAGCCATGAATTCCGCACGCCGCTCAACGGCCTGGCGGGCATGTCCGAGTTGCTGGCGACGACCCGCCTGGATGCCGAACAGCGCGAATGCCTGTCCACCATCCAGGCCTCGACGCGCACGTTGCTGGGCCTGGTCGAGGACGTGCTGGACATCTCCGCCATCGAGGCGGGCAAGGTCAAGCTCAACGTGGTGGAGTTCTCGCCACGCGAACTGGTCGAGAGCATCGGCCTGATCCTGATGCCGCAGGCGCGCGGCAAGCAGGTCCGCTACGAAGGCGTGGTGGACGATGCCATTCCCCTCAAGCTGCGCGGCGACGCCGGCCACCTGCGGCAGGTGCTGCTGAACCTGGCGGGCAATGCGGTGAAGTTCACCGACGAGGGCGAAGTTCGCCTGGTGGTGGCACCGGCGCAGGTCGAGGAAGGTCGGATCCGCCTGCGCTTCACCGTCACCGACACCGGCATCGGCGTCCCCGTGGCGTTGCGCGAGCGGCTGTTCGAGGCGTTCGAGCAGGCCGACGGCAGCCTGTCGCGCCGCTACGGCGGCACCGGCCTGGGCACGACGATCGCCAAGGGCCTGACCGAGGCGATGGGCGGCACCATCGGCTTCGAAAGCCATGAGGAGCGTGGCAGCTGCTTCTGGGTCGAACTGCCGTTCGAGGCGGTGCCGGAGCGCGTGATGGTGCCGGCCGTGCATGGCCACGACGAATGGCTGCAGGAAGAGCCCGAAACATCGAGCGCGGAGAACATCATCGCGTTCTCCGATCCGTTCCTGCGCCATCGCGCGCGCGTGCGCAGCATGCAGATCCTGGTGGCCGACGACCACGAGGCCAACCGTATGGTGGTCCAGCGCCTGCTGCAGAAGGCCGGCCATCGGATCACCTGCGTCAATGGCGGCGAGGAAGTCCTCGATGCGCTGGAATCGGCGTCCTACGACGCTGTCATCTGCGACCTGCACATGCCGGGCCTGAGTGGCCTGGACCTGCTGAAACAGCTGCGCGTGATGGAAGCCGGCAGCGGCAGCCGCACGCCGGTGCTCATCCTGAGCGCCGACGTCACGCCGGAATCCATCCGGCGCTGCGAGCAGGCCGGCGCGCGCGCGTTCCTGGCCAAGCCGGTGGTCGCGACGCGGCTGCTCGATGCGCTGGCCGACATCGCCACCTCCGGTCGCGTCACGGCCACCGCCACCAGTGCGGCGCCGGTGCGCACGGAAGTCTCGGACGGTGTGCTGGATGTCAGCGTGCTGGACGAACTCACCGCGCTCGGCATGGGCGAAGCCTTCGAGCGCGAGTTCATCGAACAATGCCTCAACGACGCCGATGGCTGTATCGGTGCCATGGCGCACGCGATGGAGCGGGGCGATGGCGAACACCTCCGCGAGCATGCGCATGCCCTGAAGGGCGTGGCCAGCAACCTGGGCCTGGTGAAGCTGGCCGCGGCGGCCGGCGAAATGATGAGCCTGGCGGACTGGCAGATCACGCGCGAGTGGCGGCATCGCCTGGCGGCGCTGAACTCGCACCTGAGCCATGGCCGTGCCGCGCTCGATGCACGCCAGCGCGTGCGCAATGCGGGCGGCAAGGGCAACGAGAACTCGTCTTCCTGA
- a CDS encoding two-component system response regulator, with the protein MLDASAAGVSLPDSHVTWPQGVGNALNIVIVDDQTSARTMLRHVIEDIASELAVHDFGDPLAALEWCERNRTDLLLLDYRMPGMDGLEFARRFRRLPMHRDIAIILITVVGDEPIRQAALEAGVIDFLVKPVRPRELRARCRNLLQLRQQSENVKQRALSLEQRLLSSMHEVEERERETLSRLARAIEYRDSGTSAYLERMAHVAGLIAEQLGLPEDEVRTIEMAAPLHDMGKIAIPDSVLMKAGPLTADETEVMRRHPKIGHQLLSGSQNRFIQTGALIALRHHERYDGSGYPDGLVGEQIPLEARIVAVADVFDALISPRPYKKAWEKDAALAYLYAQRGRLFDPACVDALIRGRARLDDICERYSTVQSRPGME; encoded by the coding sequence ATGTTGGATGCGAGCGCCGCCGGAGTATCCTTGCCCGATAGCCACGTGACGTGGCCACAAGGGGTGGGCAACGCTTTGAACATCGTCATCGTCGACGATCAGACGTCCGCGCGCACGATGTTGCGCCATGTCATCGAGGACATCGCGTCCGAACTGGCCGTCCACGATTTCGGCGATCCCCTGGCCGCACTGGAGTGGTGCGAGCGCAACCGGACCGACCTGCTGCTGCTGGACTACCGCATGCCGGGCATGGACGGGCTGGAGTTCGCCCGGCGCTTCCGTCGCCTGCCGATGCACCGCGACATCGCCATCATCCTGATCACTGTGGTCGGCGACGAGCCGATCCGCCAGGCGGCGCTGGAAGCCGGCGTGATCGATTTCCTGGTCAAGCCGGTGCGTCCGCGCGAGCTGCGCGCCCGCTGCCGCAACCTGCTGCAGCTGCGCCAGCAGTCCGAGAACGTCAAGCAGCGCGCCCTGTCGCTGGAGCAGCGCCTGCTGTCCAGCATGCACGAGGTCGAGGAACGCGAACGCGAGACGCTGTCGCGCCTGGCCCGCGCCATCGAATACCGCGACAGCGGCACCAGCGCCTACCTCGAGCGCATGGCGCACGTGGCCGGCCTGATCGCCGAGCAGCTCGGCCTGCCGGAAGACGAAGTGCGCACCATCGAGATGGCGGCGCCGCTGCACGACATGGGCAAGATCGCCATTCCGGATTCGGTGCTGATGAAGGCCGGTCCGCTGACCGCCGACGAGACCGAGGTCATGCGGCGCCATCCCAAGATCGGCCATCAGCTGCTGTCCGGCAGCCAGAACCGTTTCATCCAGACCGGCGCGCTGATCGCGCTGCGCCACCACGAACGCTACGACGGCAGCGGCTACCCCGATGGCCTCGTCGGCGAGCAGATCCCGTTGGAAGCGAGGATAGTGGCGGTGGCGGATGTGTTCGATGCGCTGATTTCGCCGCGCCCGTACAAGAAGGCGTGGGAGAAGGATGCCGCGCTCGCGTACCTGTACGCCCAGCGTGGTCGCCTGTTCGATCCTGCATGTGTCGACGCGCTGATCCGTGGGCGGGCGCGGCTCGACGACATCTGCGAACGCTACTCGACGGTGCAGAGCCGTCCAGGGATGGAGTGA
- the lysS gene encoding lysine--tRNA ligase has protein sequence MTDHTPPQDENSLIAERRAKLTALRGQGIAFPNDFRRTDYAGDLQTQYEDAELWTGEALEASGRRVKLAGRLMAKRVMGKASFVQIQDESGRIQLFLQANTLGETYDAFKGWDIGDIVGVEGGLTRTRTGELSVKADALRLLTKSLRPLPDKWHGLSDVEQRYRQRYVDLIVTPEARDVFIKRSRIIRAIREWLDTRRFLEVETPMMHYIPGGAAAKPFTTHHNALDLDLYLRVAPELYLKRLVVGGLERVYEINRNFRNEGVSTRHNPEFTMLELYEAYATYTEIMDLTEGVIRDVAHEVLGTGQVAWDGQDIDLEPAFRRWRMDEAVRHHNPEITLADCTDRDALVRHCERLKIHVKPSYGWGKLLLEIFEKTVEHTLVQPTFITDHPVEVSPLARANDDQPGYTDRFELFINGKEIANGFSELNDPEDQAARFMAQVQAKEGGDDEAMHFDADYIRALEVGLPPTGGLGIGIDRLVMLLTGSESIRDVLLFPYMRPESQG, from the coding sequence ATGACCGACCACACGCCTCCGCAGGACGAGAACAGCCTCATCGCCGAGCGTCGCGCCAAACTGACCGCGCTGCGCGGGCAGGGCATCGCCTTCCCCAACGATTTCCGGCGTACCGACTACGCGGGCGACCTGCAGACGCAGTACGAGGATGCCGAGCTGTGGACCGGCGAGGCGCTGGAAGCCAGCGGCCGGCGGGTGAAGCTGGCCGGGCGGCTGATGGCCAAGCGGGTGATGGGCAAGGCCAGCTTCGTGCAGATCCAGGACGAGTCCGGCCGCATCCAGCTGTTCCTGCAGGCCAACACGCTCGGCGAAACGTACGACGCCTTCAAGGGCTGGGATATCGGCGACATCGTCGGCGTGGAAGGTGGACTGACCCGCACGCGTACCGGCGAGCTGTCGGTGAAGGCCGACGCGTTGCGCCTGCTCACCAAATCGCTGCGTCCGTTGCCGGACAAGTGGCACGGCCTGTCCGACGTCGAGCAGCGCTACCGCCAGCGTTACGTCGACCTGATCGTCACGCCGGAAGCGCGCGACGTGTTCATCAAGCGCTCGCGCATCATCCGCGCGATCCGCGAGTGGCTGGACACCCGGCGCTTCCTCGAGGTCGAGACGCCGATGATGCATTACATCCCCGGCGGCGCCGCGGCCAAGCCGTTCACCACGCACCACAATGCGCTCGACCTGGACCTCTACCTCCGCGTGGCGCCGGAGCTCTACCTGAAGCGTCTGGTGGTCGGCGGCCTGGAGCGCGTCTACGAGATCAACCGCAACTTCCGCAACGAAGGCGTCAGCACCCGCCACAACCCGGAATTCACCATGCTTGAGCTGTACGAGGCCTACGCCACGTACACCGAGATCATGGACCTCACCGAAGGCGTCATCCGCGATGTCGCGCACGAGGTCCTGGGCACCGGCCAGGTGGCGTGGGACGGCCAGGACATCGACCTGGAGCCGGCCTTCCGCCGCTGGCGCATGGACGAGGCGGTCCGCCACCACAATCCCGAGATCACGCTGGCCGACTGCACCGACCGCGACGCGCTGGTGCGCCACTGCGAGCGCCTGAAGATCCACGTCAAGCCGTCGTACGGCTGGGGCAAGCTGCTGCTGGAGATCTTCGAGAAGACGGTCGAACACACCCTGGTGCAGCCCACCTTCATCACCGACCATCCGGTGGAAGTGTCGCCGCTTGCGCGGGCCAACGACGACCAGCCGGGCTACACCGACCGCTTCGAGCTGTTCATCAACGGCAAGGAGATCGCCAACGGCTTCTCCGAACTGAACGACCCCGAGGACCAGGCCGCGCGCTTCATGGCCCAGGTCCAGGCCAAGGAGGGCGGCGACGACGAGGCCATGCACTTCGACGCCGACTACATCCGCGCCCTGGAGGTCGGCCTGCCGCCCACCGGCGGCCTGGGCATCGGCATCGACCGGCTGGTGATGCTGCTGACCGGGTCGGAGTCGATCCGCGATGTCCTGCTGTTTCCCTACATGCGCCCGGAAAGCCAGGGGTGA
- the prfB gene encoding peptide chain release factor 2 (programmed frameshift), which translates to MIELNPIRQRIADLQDRLASLRGYLDYDAKRERLEEVNRELESPDIWNNAEYAQQLGRERSLLDKTVNGIRDIEEGLTGAGELLELAEMENDEDTAHAVVADVERYAAHVDKLEFQRMFSGKMDSANAFVDIQAGAGGTEAQDWAEILLRMYLRWCESRGWKTELMEASGGDVAGIKSATLRVEGDFAYGWLKTETGVHRLVRKSPFDSDNRRHTSFTSVFVSPEVDDNIDIDINPADLKTDVYRSSGAGGQHVNKTESAVRITHVPTGIVVACQTGRSQHQNRDNAMKMLAAKLYELEIQKRNAERDAVEATKSDIGWGSQIRNYVLDQSRIKDLRTGVERSDTQKVLDGDLDEFVEASLKSGLEAGAKRIDA; encoded by the exons ATGATCGAGCTCAATCCCATCCGCCAGCGCATCGCCGACCTGCAGGACAGGCTGGCCTCGCTTCGGGGGTATCTT GACTACGATGCCAAGCGCGAGCGCCTGGAAGAAGTAAACCGCGAGCTGGAAAGCCCGGACATCTGGAACAACGCCGAGTACGCCCAGCAACTGGGCCGCGAGCGTTCGCTGCTGGACAAGACCGTCAACGGCATCCGCGACATCGAGGAAGGCCTGACCGGCGCCGGCGAACTGCTGGAACTGGCCGAGATGGAGAACGACGAGGACACCGCGCACGCCGTGGTGGCCGACGTCGAGCGCTATGCCGCGCACGTGGACAAGCTGGAGTTCCAGCGCATGTTCTCCGGCAAGATGGACAGCGCCAACGCCTTCGTCGACATCCAGGCCGGTGCCGGCGGCACCGAGGCGCAGGACTGGGCCGAGATCCTGCTGCGCATGTACCTGCGCTGGTGCGAGTCGCGCGGCTGGAAGACCGAACTGATGGAAGCCAGCGGCGGCGACGTCGCCGGCATCAAGTCGGCCACGCTCCGCGTGGAGGGCGACTTCGCCTACGGCTGGCTGAAGACCGAGACCGGCGTGCACCGCCTGGTGCGCAAGTCGCCGTTCGACTCGGACAACCGCCGCCACACCAGCTTCACCTCGGTGTTCGTGTCGCCGGAAGTCGACGACAACATCGACATCGACATCAACCCGGCCGACCTGAAGACCGACGTGTATCGCTCGTCCGGCGCCGGTGGCCAGCACGTCAACAAGACCGAATCGGCCGTGCGCATCACCCACGTGCCGACCGGCATTGTGGTCGCCTGCCAGACCGGCCGCAGCCAGCACCAGAACCGCGACAACGCGATGAAGATGCTGGCCGCCAAGCTGTACGAGCTGGAGATCCAGAAGCGCAACGCCGAACGCGACGCGGTGGAAGCTACCAAGTCCGATATCGGCTGGGGCAGCCAGATCCGCAACTACGTGCTGGACCAGAGCCGCATCAAGGACCTGCGCACCGGCGTGGAGCGCTCGGATACGCAGAAGGTGCTGGACGGCGACCTGGACGAGTTCGTCGAGGCCAGCCTGAAATCCGGCCTGGAAGCCGGCGCCAAACGCATCGACGCCTGA
- a CDS encoding GGDEF domain-containing protein: MPTPTAALPAPLLSWLVGLALLLGLPSSRAQDAAGANARADDVKRCLQLRRDAPPVAVALAESLLRAPDLTVEDEMKVYSCLGIAAGLAGDQVRATEAGAHMERLVREHPRLPAAFRARAYSQAGSIFHGAGQIHRAEAAYLQVQALAAHLPADEAGLFQATTLSNIGLIHADYLDSPEIADDYHRRALAAAAAVGLEDPLILHNHALNLVSLGRTADAMAAIDRAEAVARRKQAQSVVDRLRAERAGLWIADGQLAKAGPVLDAVIRAQERSADRPGLAGSLAKRSTLQRLSGDAAGALATAKRAWSYVDGTPQPQKQREVLRAWMAAHAALGQAEAAMAVGTRLHGLEMQSVKAQRLELLADLQARSESAAAQRELQAMRHQAQIRLLNDEKSTLLRRAGVALLLLLVLAGVGFGLLQRRKNRQLRRVSATDPLTGLRNRRAATERMKAIAAHSPAAGTRHVLFLIDIDHFKQVNDGFGHHAGDQVLVALARRLREIARADDVIARWGGEEFLMACADLTEAQACTVASRLHEALCEVHEVAPHQRWPLTVSLGFAPFPFFDNAAGGWDYALRMADRALYAAKDRRNAWAGLWGRALPAVVTPPQLLDAPEDAVRSGVIGLVASYAVERLPQVPAARAA; encoded by the coding sequence ATGCCGACTCCCACCGCTGCCCTGCCCGCGCCGCTGCTGTCCTGGCTGGTCGGTCTCGCCCTGCTGCTGGGCCTGCCCTCTTCGCGCGCCCAGGATGCCGCGGGCGCCAACGCCCGCGCCGACGACGTGAAGCGCTGCCTGCAGCTGCGGCGCGATGCGCCACCGGTGGCGGTCGCATTGGCGGAATCGCTGCTGCGTGCGCCCGACCTGACCGTCGAAGACGAGATGAAGGTCTACAGCTGCCTCGGCATCGCGGCCGGACTTGCCGGCGACCAGGTCCGGGCCACCGAGGCCGGCGCGCACATGGAGCGGCTGGTCCGCGAACACCCGCGCCTGCCGGCGGCCTTCCGGGCGCGCGCGTATTCGCAGGCCGGTTCGATCTTCCATGGCGCCGGCCAGATCCACCGCGCGGAAGCGGCCTACCTGCAGGTGCAGGCGCTGGCGGCCCACCTGCCGGCGGACGAGGCCGGCCTGTTCCAGGCCACCACGCTCAGCAATATCGGCCTGATCCATGCGGACTACCTGGATTCGCCTGAGATCGCGGACGACTACCATCGCCGGGCGCTTGCGGCCGCCGCGGCGGTCGGCCTGGAAGATCCCCTGATCCTCCACAACCATGCGCTCAACCTGGTCAGCCTGGGCCGCACCGCCGATGCCATGGCGGCCATCGACCGGGCCGAAGCCGTCGCGCGCCGCAAGCAGGCGCAGTCGGTGGTCGATCGCCTGCGTGCCGAACGCGCCGGCCTGTGGATCGCCGACGGACAGCTGGCGAAGGCGGGCCCGGTGCTCGATGCGGTCATCCGTGCGCAGGAGCGCAGCGCCGACCGTCCCGGCCTGGCAGGATCGCTGGCGAAGCGGTCCACGCTGCAACGCCTGTCCGGCGATGCGGCCGGTGCGCTGGCGACGGCGAAGCGGGCCTGGTCGTACGTGGACGGTACGCCGCAGCCGCAGAAGCAGCGTGAGGTGCTGCGCGCCTGGATGGCCGCGCACGCCGCGCTCGGCCAGGCCGAGGCGGCCATGGCGGTCGGTACGCGCCTGCATGGACTGGAGATGCAGTCCGTCAAGGCGCAGCGGCTGGAGCTGCTGGCGGACCTGCAGGCACGCAGCGAGAGCGCCGCGGCCCAGCGCGAGTTGCAGGCCATGCGCCACCAGGCGCAGATCCGCCTGCTGAACGACGAGAAATCGACGCTGCTGCGGCGTGCGGGCGTCGCGCTCCTTCTGCTGCTGGTGCTGGCGGGCGTGGGCTTCGGCCTGCTGCAGCGGCGCAAGAACCGGCAGCTGCGCCGCGTCAGCGCCACCGACCCGCTCACCGGGCTGCGCAACCGACGTGCCGCCACCGAAAGAATGAAGGCGATCGCAGCGCACTCGCCTGCGGCCGGCACGCGCCATGTGCTGTTCCTGATCGACATCGACCATTTCAAGCAGGTCAACGACGGCTTCGGCCACCATGCCGGCGACCAGGTACTGGTCGCGCTGGCGCGGCGGCTGCGCGAGATCGCGCGCGCCGACGACGTCATCGCACGCTGGGGCGGCGAGGAGTTCCTGATGGCCTGCGCGGATCTCACCGAAGCGCAGGCCTGCACGGTCGCCTCCCGCCTGCACGAAGCGCTGTGCGAAGTGCATGAAGTGGCGCCGCACCAGCGCTGGCCATTGACCGTGTCGCTGGGGTTCGCGCCGTTCCCGTTCTTCGACAACGCTGCCGGCGGGTGGGACTACGCCTTGCGCATGGCCGACCGCGCCCTGTACGCCGCCAAGGATCGTCGCAATGCCTGGGCCGGACTGTGGGGTCGTGCGTTGCCGGCCGTCGTCACACCGCCGCAGTTGCTCGATGCGCCCGAAGACGCTGTTCGCAGCGGTGTCATCGGACTGGTGGCCAGTTACGCAGTGGAACGGCTCCCGCAGGTCCCGGCGGCACGCGCGGCCTAG